One genomic region from Halococcus qingdaonensis encodes:
- the ubaA gene encoding SAMP-activating enzyme E1 codes for MSDLSLDATQLDRYSRHIIMNGVGPAGQESLLDARVLVVGVGGLGAPTIQYLAAAGVGRLGIVDDDVVERSNLQRQVVHGDDDVGEKKVDSAARFVAQLNPDVTVEPHDERLGPENVRSLVDGYDFVVDGSDNFRTRYLVNDACTLAGISFSHGAIYRFEGQVTTFEGESPCYRCLFPEAPPAGTVPDCATTGVLGMLPGVIGTIQATETVKSLMDIGERLDGRLLSYDALAMSFEELPLGADPDCPVCGESGIDSIEEIEYAGSCAVAD; via the coding sequence ATGAGCGATCTCAGCCTCGACGCGACCCAGCTCGACCGTTATTCCCGCCACATTATCATGAACGGGGTCGGTCCGGCCGGTCAGGAGTCGCTGCTCGACGCGCGCGTGCTCGTCGTCGGGGTAGGCGGGCTCGGCGCGCCGACGATCCAGTATCTCGCCGCCGCGGGCGTCGGTCGGCTGGGGATCGTCGACGACGACGTGGTCGAGCGCAGCAACCTCCAGCGCCAGGTCGTCCACGGCGACGACGACGTCGGCGAGAAGAAAGTCGACAGCGCCGCCCGGTTCGTCGCACAGCTGAACCCCGACGTGACCGTCGAGCCCCACGACGAACGGCTGGGTCCCGAAAACGTCCGCTCGCTCGTCGACGGCTACGATTTCGTCGTCGACGGCTCCGACAACTTCCGGACTCGATATCTCGTCAACGACGCCTGCACGCTCGCCGGAATCTCTTTCTCACACGGCGCGATCTACCGCTTCGAGGGCCAAGTGACGACCTTCGAGGGCGAGTCGCCGTGCTATCGCTGTTTGTTCCCCGAGGCACCCCCAGCAGGCACGGTCCCCGACTGTGCGACGACGGGCGTGCTCGGCATGCTCCCCGGCGTGATCGGGACGATACAGGCGACCGAAACGGTGAAATCACTGATGGACATCGGCGAGCGCCTCGACGGCCGACTGCTCTCCTACGACGCGCTGGCGATGAGTTTCGAGGAACTCCCGCTCGGGGCGGACCCCGACTGTCCGGTCTGCGGCGAGAGCGGTATCGACTCGATCGAGGAGATCGAGTACGCCGGTTCCTGTGCAGTCGCCGACTAA